In Portunus trituberculatus isolate SZX2019 chromosome 45, ASM1759143v1, whole genome shotgun sequence, the DNA window CCCCTTCTTGGTAGAGGAAGGCCCTGCCCCTGGTGACCCAATAGTAGTCATTGGAGCCAAAGAAGTGGACACAGAACATGCCCTGCTGGTGTGGAAGGTTTTCAATGTTGTCTGGAATGAACCGTGGATGCAGCACCTGGCCTGGCCACCACCTGCATACAGGACAACTTGCTAGAATACATTTCTAAAACTGAAGTCCCTTTTAATTATGAACTTAATTCTCTACAGACATAATTCAAATGAAATAACAGAATGTAAGTGAACTGAAGACTTAAAACTGAAAAGAATGGAAACTAAGCGTGCCAAAGACAACCTCTGCACTTATAACCTTAGCAGAAAACACCCCAACACCTGTGCCTCGCCATACACACCTGTACAGGCCAAGCTTGacccacaccacatcaccatacaCTGGGAATTTGCCGTTCTCACAGTCCTCGCACACGTAGCCGCCCTCCGGGGTGGTGATCTTCATGCACTCAGCATGGAAGGCAGCAGGACATTGATCACACAGGAGAAGAGACCCTCCCTGGAATGAGTCCACAACAGCCATTAACTCTTTATCCTCTCAAacccattatatatataaatgttctAAATCTCAGTCTTTTAACCTTTCACTCCAAAACAGCTGGCTTTACAAAATCAACACTATTGCAAACACTAACCTTTGAGCAACAGAAACACCAATTAACATTGACATGATGAGATATATTCTTTGGTAGCTGGAGGTGTTTGGTGCAGATGTGGCTAGTTTGGGAGACCTCCTCCGTCCCTGCAGCCAGACAACCCTCACCTGGGGATGAGGAAACATCAAGTAATACACATCCATCAACAGACATCTTATCAAGAAGTGTACCATGTGGTGGACACCCATGTGACTCACCTGTGTGGTAGGTGGTGGGGCAGCGCAGGCAGCGGGTGAAGGGCGGTGTGCGGGCCAGTGAGTCTCCTATATCATCTGCATTGGCAGCACACATGTGACAGATGTGACGTGGACAAACAAATTTCTGcaaaaaacataaattaaaagcTGTTGGGTGTGGAAAAGGCTACAAATACATGACATGGCAAACATTCTTCACGAGACTATTTGAAGCAAGGCTTTTGAACACAACTGAGTCTGAGTTGCACAAACCTCCTGCTGCCGTTGCCTGGAGACTTGCGGCCACCGGTGGATGCAGGTGTCGTGGTAGAACTTTCCACAAAAGGGCACAGTGCAGCGCTGGACTGGGCCCACTGAAGACTTGCAGATGAAGCACGGGTGCCGCTCTGTAAGGCACTCCTCACATTTGAAGTCCCGGCGTGGCATGGAGGTGAGGCCCAGGCAACCCAGGTGAAAGACACCACAGCAGAGGCCCTTGCAGCGCACCATGTCAGCCCCGGCACGTGAGCTCACCCCCTCGCAGCGGCAGCAAACCTTCTCATTCCGCACCACCTTGTACACCCCTcgcccaccatcctcctccagcCTCTGCCGCTTGGCCGACCCGCCTCCACtgttgctgccactgctgccttCCTCGTCATCCCACCCGTTGGACAGCTCCCCTCCCCGATGGTGTTTCCGCTTTCCCCCGGCACCCTTGTAGCGGCCACCTTGGCCGCTGGTCAGCTTCCTCCAACGCCAGCGAAGTTTAGTTAGAGCTGCCTCCTCCGAGATGCCAGGGTTGTCTTGCATGAAGGCATCCAGGTGCTGGCGGGCATAGGTCATGAAATCCTCCTTGGGGCGGTGCAGCCTAGAGGCCAGTGCTATTCTGTTCTGCTTGATTGCTTCAGCGGTCAGGTCATCAAACCCTGAGAACTCCCCATCTGTTGAATCTCCACCAGTTTTGCTGACACGATTTGCTGTCTCGGGTAGGGAAGACTTTTTGGGTCGGCCGCGCCTCTTCTTCTCTGGCTGGCCATTGGTGGTCTGGCCTGGCCCTCCTCGGTGGTACCTGGAAGACAGTCTGGCTCCTCGGTTTGTATCTGCCTCATCAGCAGCCACATCCTCTGCCTTAAAGGTGTACTTCTGGATGCGCTCATACCTGATGGCACAGAAAGGCGACCAGTGACAAATAGTGTCAGATGAATAcatgaatggaaggaggaacgaACAACATTACCCCATAACACCAATATTGTCCTTCACAAACTTACCTGTCCATTTCCATGGCAACATTGGCCTCATCAATGGCCTTCATCCATCGCTCACGTTTTTTCTGTCCAGGCACCTTATTCATGTGCAAGAGAGTCCTCAGGAAACCCTCATACTGTACCCTCTTGTACTTTGTCGTTTCCTTCATCTGCAGAAGTAATGGTAAGTTTGGTCAACATAATCATCTGCCTGTAACCTAAGATTCTAGCCTAACCTTCCACAAAAACCAAAATCATGGAAGAAACTActggaagtaaaggagagatgaggaccAAGAACCCAGCCAAAACCATCACCCACCTTAGCCTTGAGGTCCTGAAGATATTCCTTTAGCTTGTCGTAACCCTCATAAGGGATTACGCTGTTGGGCGCCATccagtgtgtgagggagttgtCACTAAAGAACTGTACATGATACATCCTGATGCCTCGGTACCGGTTTAGCACGTGGTTCACtgtcaggagaggagaggctgcTCAGGGGAGGGATAAAATAGTTAGCCTCATTGTCTATCTAtacaccaggcacacacacatcatttagTCTTAGCCCATCAGCCcatgatggaaaggaagagtttTATGGCCTACTACACTACATCCCATGCACCATTGTATCACTGATTTTCATTTCAATTCTCCTACAGGACACACAGGCTACTTCCTGTCACTGCCTGGGAAACTTAAACCATACTAAACTATacaacaaaaattatgaaacTAATCATACAAAAACTGcagaaaacacaaatgaaaagcCAAATACCACAACACAAGCAAAAAACAACTTGACTCCAAACTCACACTTAGTTGCCACTCTGCTGTACTGGCCGAGAACTGGGTCATAAGAGATCATGGAGGGCCAGAGAGGACTGCCTCGGATATGCACCCATACCAGGTCCCCCACCATGTACTCACAGGGGTGCTCCTTCTCCAGTACCTGCATGTTGACTGAGGACATGGTAAGCTCCTGTCAGGGGAGAAGGGTAAGACTGTGAGCAGATCAGGTGGAAGATGCATGTGAAGGCAGATTGTGGAAAAGGTAAGGTTACTGGGGAATGAAGAGGGAAATGTACATAGGGAATAAGGAGAGTAGCTTAATgacccacacactctctctctctctcttacctcctctAAGCTGGAGTTAATCAGGGCCTCATTCTGCCTCTGCTGCTCTCGAGTCTGTCTTTGCCGCTTGTCCTCCACTGATATGTCAATGAGCTGTGGCTTCTTGATGACTCTGCCAGACTTGGTGATGGATGACGCCTGTGATGGAAGGATCTGAGTTGTTTTTCCATCATtctatatttgtttatctattttgtatCCTACTCCAGAATGGTTTCATCCACGAGTTAGTTCCTGACACTCCTCTTAGCTTCTCATGCTGCAGACATACCAGTACATAATTACCTTGCTATTCTTCTCCACTCTGCCACCTGATCAGCAACAGAATGAGTCCTTACCTTTTCCTCTGCAGCCTTGGCATATGAGGTCCTGCGACTCCTGGTGAGGGTGGCAGGGCCTTCCTGTCCATCTGTGAGGGACTGGTATGGAGCTAAAAACATGTCCTGCTGACTTTCCTCTGTTGGCTCCTTCTTGATCATATCTTCTGTCAGGGGCTCCTCTTTGATGTCCATTTCCTCTTTGATGTACACTTCCTCTCTGATGCCCACTTCCTCTTTGATGTGCACTTCCTCACTTATGGGTTCCTGACTGGAATCTTGCAAGGCAGCAGGAGGGGCCACTTGGCTGGCCAGGGCCAGCGCCGTGGCAGAGCGAGAGGAGCGGTGTGACCGGGGCCGAGGCACTACCTGACTGTCCTTCAGTGCCGCCCTTGCACTTAACCTTCCCTGCAAATACCCTGTCCTGACTTGCCGGCGCCCTGGCCTGCTTCCCTGCCACTTTCTCCTGGATAGTGTTGTTGTCTGCTGGACTGAGGCACTGCTTGCCCTGCCATCAGTACCCTTGGCAGTAGTGGCCTCTAGAGTAGCAGCCATCTCTTGGGCAAGGTCTGGGTTGGCTCCCTCTGTCCCTGCCACACTGGTGGTGGTTGGCACTGTCTCCAGACTGCGGCAGCGGCGCCTTGATGTCCTCTCCTCCCTGGTGTGTAGGTCCCTATTTTGTACTATGAAGGTGGAATCTTTGGCTTGGTCCATTTGTACTGTTTCCAGGGGAGGGACTATCATCTCTGCCTCTCCATTGATTGGGTGCACATCAAGATTTCTTATCCCGTTCTCATTGAGGTCCTTGAGATCTTTGGCCTCCACAGCTGCCGTGGGACTTGGCCGCGTTTCCTCCCTGGTCTTGTACTTCTGGTCGGGGCTGGTGTTCTTGGAGGCAGTGCCCTTGCTAGCCTTCTTGGGACTCCCAGAAGTGATCTTCCGCAGCTCGTTGAAGTTGATGGTGCCAAAGAAGAAACCGTCAACTGTCTTGCGCTTGCGGGCTCGGCCATAACGGCTGGTGGCGGCTGTATTGAACTCCTCCTTGAAGGCCTGCTGCAGCTCCTGCTCTGACACTACTGTggatgttggtgttggtggtggtggtgctgcactCTCAGAGTTCTCCTGTGATATTCTGGTCCTGGGACGCAGCACCTTGGGTTCCTGTACCGGTGGTGTGCTGGGTGAGGAGTCCACAGGTGGGGAGGAACACTTGTCCTCACCGGTGGCACGCAGTGGAATGAGGTTGGGGGCCAGCTCAGGCACTGGAGGCTGGCCTGGGTCCTGATAGGAGGTAGTGAGGTTGCCGTACTCATCAAAACAGAGGACGGGACAGGCACGGGGTGATCCTGAGGAGGcgtctgctgctgctccctCTGGCTTGGTCCCACAATCCTCCTCACTTTCTGTGTGGCTGGGCTCTGCCTCCCCATTGCTGGTGCCTGACCAGTGCTCCTCTTGACCCAGACTGCCTTCCTCCCCACTGTCCCACAGCAGCTTCCTTCTAGGCTGTAGTTCCTTCTTGCTTGGAATCTTAGGGTCAAGCCAGGCCGGGGAAAGGAAGTCTGCTTCAGGAAGGTAGGCATCCTGCCCTCCCCCGGCCCCTTCTTCATCTGCACTCTCCCTGCCTGTACCTTCTGTGCTGGAGTCGAACTCCTCACTGTACTTGGCATCCTCCTCCGTGCTGAACTTGTCTTCATCGTCTGTGTTGAGCTTATCTTCTGTGttcaacttttcctcctccacttcatcaGCATTTTCTTCTGCACTGAAATACTCCACGTTCCTCTCCACCTCtggctccctctccccttcttcctcggCCAGCCAGTCACCGAGGCCCGGGCTGTCGTTGCTCCTGCTGTCGCACAGCTTGTCCATCTTCCAGCCATTGCTGTCCTGCCGTTGGGCATTCAGCTTGCCCACGTACCGATACGCCGCATCAGGATCCTGTGTCAAGTTGTTCCCGATCTCCCTGGACATGCCAGACGCCAGGTATGGGTTGCCGTACCCCATGACTGAGTTTGAGGAATCATCATCCATTGAGTCCCCTGAGGAAGTCTTGCCTGCTAGTGCTGTGGGGGACAGGTTCGGCAGGTGCATTATGCTGCCACCAGCACACCCTGTCAAATAGATGCCTGATGTCAACACATGAAGGCTACTATGTTGCTATTCAATAGATGAATGGTGGGTAAGGCAATACATGATCCTATGCAGAAAACTAGGGGAAACTTATTCAATTTAAACATTGGTGTTCTTGCAAGATGCCTTCTGTCGACATCTCAGAGATGAGATGTGGTAGGGAAAAGTAATACATAATTCTATACATaaaacttatgaaaaaaaattgtcaacaTTATTTTATCGTGTTATCTATGGGTCTCATGGGAAtctggggttttcaagacagggAGTAAAACTTTATAAAAGATGGTTTCCTAACATAAAAAACTTTCATGAAATTTTAGTAGCAATATTTGACAGGCAGTCATTAATGTCCGAATAAGTGTTATTCATGAGCCTGGTGGGAAGCTGGTTTATGAGAGGCAGTAAAGATCAATGAAATTTGGCTtcctaacctaaacaaacctaacttgtaaagcttattattttttttcatttatttttttagacaCTTGCATTATTAAGCATGTGCATGATATTGATGATTACGCCTAAACCCATATTCACGATAAATACAGGTTTAAATACATCTTTATTAAAAAAAGCCATTTAGTttgtggaaaaaatatatatatatatatatatatatatatatatatatatatatatatatatatatatatatatacacacaaaattcaaggggttaatgtgCATTGTAATATTGCATTACTTCTGGGAAGAGCACAAATTTAAAGGCCACAAGTTGCCCAGGCAGCAAAAACTGTAACTATACCACTGATCAAGGGCTAGAGTAACTCTGCTCTAAATCCCTGCACACCCCAATGGCTTGTACTTGCTTCCTCTGCCCTAAACACTCCCCCACCAGGCCCCTGAGCTTGTTATACACTGggacagagataaagagaaatggGAAAGTTGTATGAAATCAAAAGTAACGCATGTGGCACAGCACATTAGATCACAAGCTGACCCTTTCACTGCAGTACCCAATAATTCAATACACTAAAAGCAACATATGGAACCCTTATAAACATCTTTTTCCAGCCACTAAGAAAGGATGGGTaggaaaaaatactaataaataaataaataaataaacaaaaataaataaaacagcaaatttGTGGAGGAAACTTAGCAGATTCATTAAAAAATATCACTtccccacccccaaaaaaaaaaaataaataaaaaatcatccATGAACTTGAAACAGGCAAGAAATTTAATATTTACCACCCACAAAATAGGTCAAGCAATAAAATAGAACAAATAACTgaaatatcagcaaaaaatgaGTTTCACCCCAGGAACTTTGAAATTTATGCTCAAAACACCTTTATGGCCACACAATTAAGTCTACACCTTGATTTGTGCACAAAACACCAAGGAAAGGCCGGAAAATAAGGCAGGCATAACAGCAGCATACAAAAACACCAATTTCACCCCAGTAACTCACGATATTAGCCCTCATAGCACACTGCCTATCACAAAAACACGTCTTTGGCCTatacaacacaccaaaacagcAGAAATAACGAGAAAATACGCAAAACACATGGTAACAGAaagataatgtagaaaaaggcGAATTTCATCCCCGGGTACTCACGAAACCAGCCATTACAACTCACTCCCAACAACAAGGATCTACCTACACCGAAAATAACAACGTAAAATTGCAGAATATCCCCCAAAATAACGTGAAAACTAGTTAGGCACAAAGACAACGTAGAAAAACACGAATTACACCCAGAAACACACGAAATTAGCCATTTTAACACATTTCCAAGTAGAAAACCCCACCTACACTCTACATGACAACACAGAACGGCAAAAATATCAAGGAAACACCCGGCCTGGTCACAAAACCGTAGGAACCTGCCAGAAAAACACGAATCAGATGTTTGGCACACTGTAATACCAGCTCCCCCACACACAGCTAATAACACTGACCTAACACTACAGCCAAGAACACACAGGCAACACTCCTGCAACACTCACATAGGTCAAGGGAGCAGCAAAGCGCCTCACCCAGCACGGAATCAAGGGAGTTTGCAGTATGAAATGGTTCCCAGCGCcatgagaaagagacagacagacaaacagacaaacagggtAACCATCCCTTACTTACCCGACCTTCTCATTTAAATTCCCACCTGTCTTGCTCACACCTGAGGGCAAATACAGGTGCATATGACTATTTGCAATCGCAGAAAGGccaaagaatgagaaaaaacgCTAAACCACACCTTAAAATATGAATTCTCAAGCCGCCATTTCGATTAGACACAAAATACAGATTGGGGAGCCCCGTCACCCATCCCTCAATTCTACAGTTATTTCGCTTCCTACAGCCTCCTAACACCTCATGTCGCTCACCTCCACCGTAGATCCTCCTCCCCAGGGCTTGGATCGTGCGTCAGGGTGATAATTTAGCCAGTATTGGCGATTTAAAGGTCGTATTTACGCTGCATGGACTCCTCGGTCACCGCCATTGGCCTTGCTTAACGCGGGAACCAAACTTGAATGTAATTGGTGCAACAGAATTCGCGGGAAAAATCCTGCACGCTGATTGgcgcacacactcacctctcaagTTTTAAATAATAGGGGGCAAGATATGACGAGATGAATGCGTATTTCTTGTGGGATTTGAATATTATAGTGACTGTTGTGATTAAAAGGTGTGTCGgaagtctttttcttttatttgtgttgaTTTGTGAGATTCTATTTGGTTTTTGgtgtttaattttgtttatgcAAAATGATTGGCTAGGTAGGTTGCTTTTTTCATGGTTCCGAAATTGTACTTGTTATATATTTGAATATTATGGTGTCTGTATAAAAATTTAATTATGTCTTGGGTGTATTTCTTTCACATCAATGCGACAATGCATACGATGATAGCTGGGAGACATATGTTGGTCACGTATGATGACATATATTGAGACAGCTAGGTAAGTAGACCCACGGTCCTGCAGCAATCTCAAAAGTTCAAAACACAGTTGTAAAAAACTCCTCGATCGTGTAGCCTATCAAACACATAAATAGAGTAATAACTATATTCATGAAAGAATAAAGTTTCTTGTTGATTTGATCAAACATGAAAGTGTATAGATTGGAGTCTGCTAACATCGAAATTTGCCCAATATACCACCTATAGAAACAAGTATCTATCATCGCTAATATGTTGCTtatgaagtgaaaaataaaaggagacagCAAAAGCTTAGCTAGATTATCCACACATAGAATGAAACGTTTTAATAATTATAAGttatcagaaataaaaaaaacagggcaCATCACATGACGCCTGGGAAACATTCTGGAGGAAAGGGGACCACATAAAACCCTAAAATACAATTAATTGCTCTAACAAAGCCTCGAAGCTGGGAATatatatactgagagagagagagagagagagagagagagagagagagagagagagagactaataaaaTACCTACAGCTGCATGACACTTTGCAGTAAAAATATTACTTGTCATCATCAACTTTCAAGAAAACATCTGTGTGAAATGAAGCCAGTAAACTCACTATGTGGGGGGGAAAAATTACACCAAATCATATATGAAGCGAGAAATATTAAGATATCTTgaaaaaagggacaaaaaaatACTACATAGATACACAAATATTACAAACTACTTAGCatgtgaaaaatgtattagatgaaGTTAATCAAGAGGTGAAAAAAAGTATTCTAAAGCATTCTATAGATGAAAATAGTAGATTGGgcaatttacataaaaaaataaactgcatGATTTatcacaagatgaaaaaaaaaatgatgatgagtaAATTAAAGACATGTAGATCACTGTATAGATGAAAACAGTagagttgataaaaaaaaaataaataaagtaggaTTAAGTAACTctacaaggtaaaaaaaaattaataatgtaatgacatgataaaggaaaacaatctgatcagcaaaaaaaaaaaaaaaaaaaaaaaaaaaaaaaaattctatatcACTctacagggaaggaaaatattagatTAGGTATGGACAGCTTAGGTGACTTGACTGGTAAAAATGATGATCTAATAATTCTAGTCACTTGGCAGGgtaaaaaattgaagaaaagagtgaataaAACCATAGAGATAGATTGTGCTGTATATATAATTCCTTCTACACCAACTATACAGATGCCTGGCTAGCTGACCCGGCCTGGTGCACGGGAGGTCACCAGGCCACGTATGGGACaagtatacatacacacaggtcATAAATATACAGAAAGGTCAGGTCAGTTGGGCACTAGCATACCTTACAAGGAGAAGGTTGGAGCTACTGCGAGAAATGATAACACACAAATTAATGTTAAGTTCTCACTAGACATCTTTCTCAGTATGTATATTCAAAGTATTCACATTTCCATGGTTTTTCTTTTGGTGATGAATAAAATCTTGTATGGTTTAAACTTTTGGTGCTTGAGtcttaaatatataaaaagattcTCCTAAAGACAGAAAAAACTGAGTATAAAAAGATGAGGTGTTAATAAGTGTACATTCCCACCTCTATTTCAAACCTGAAAATTTTgattaagaaaatagatagtttgatacacaacacaataaaaaatatatcaataaaggCAAAAAACTGTGTTAGATAAAAGTATCAAATATAgtataaactaaataaaataatgatgaaaaatgaacttaatagaaaaaaataaataagtatatgtatgtacaaaTGAATAAACTCATACATACAGAAAAAGCTGTCaattagaaacaaaagaaatacaccTTCATCACCCACTAAATTCAAATatcagtaaaaaaatataaaatcaatGCAAGTGttaaaatcaataacaaaaacaacaataataataataacaacaataatgaaaaagcaCACTTGCATGCATCAACCACTTCCcatgaaaagaaggggaaaaaaagcacCAATGAAAATATGAACATTAGAAAAACC includes these proteins:
- the LOC123519455 gene encoding histone-lysine N-methyltransferase NSD2-like isoform X4, encoding MHLPNLSPTALAGKTSSGDSMDDDSSNSVMGYGNPYLASGMSREIGNNLTQDPDAAYRYVGKLNAQRQDSNGWKMDKLCDSRSNDSPGLGDWLAEEEGEREPEVERNVEYFSAEENADEVEEEKLNTEDKLNTDDEDKFSTEEDAKYSEEFDSSTEGTGRESADEEGAGGGQDAYLPEADFLSPAWLDPKIPSKKELQPRRKLLWDSGEEGSLGQEEHWSGTSNGEAEPSHTESEEDCGTKPEGAAADASSGSPRACPVLCFDEYGNLTTSYQDPGQPPVPELAPNLIPLRATGEDKCSSPPVDSSPSTPPVQEPKVLRPRTRISQENSESAAPPPPTPTSTVVSEQELQQAFKEEFNTAATSRYGRARKRKTVDGFFFGTINFNELRKITSGSPKKASKGTASKNTSPDQKYKTREETRPSPTAAVEAKDLKDLNENGIRNLDVHPINGEAEMIVPPLETVQMDQAKDSTFIVQNRDLHTREERTSRRRCRSLETVPTTTSVAGTEGANPDLAQEMAATLEATTAKGTDGRASSASVQQTTTLSRRKWQGSRPGRRQVRTGYLQGRLSARAALKDSQVVPRPRSHRSSRSATALALASQVAPPAALQDSSQEPISEEVHIKEEVGIREEVYIKEEMDIKEEPLTEDMIKKEPTEESQQDMFLAPYQSLTDGQEGPATLTRSRRTSYAKAAEEKASSITKSGRVIKKPQLIDISVEDKRQRQTREQQRQNEALINSSLEEELTMSSVNMQVLEKEHPCEYMVGDLVWVHIRGSPLWPSMISYDPVLGQYSRVATKLNHVLNRYRGIRMYHVQFFSDNSLTHWMAPNSVIPYEGYDKLKEYLQDLKAKMKETTKYKRVQYEGFLRTLLHMNKVPGQKKRERWMKAIDEANVAMEMDRYERIQKYTFKAEDVAADEADTNRGARLSSRYHRGGPGQTTNGQPEKKRRGRPKKSSLPETANRVSKTGGDSTDGEFSGFDDLTAEAIKQNRIALASRLHRPKEDFMTYARQHLDAFMQDNPGISEEAALTKLRWRWRKLTSGQGGRYKGAGGKRKHHRGGELSNGWDDEEGSSGSNSGGGSAKRQRLEEDGGRGVYKVVRNEKVCCRCEGVSSRAGADMVRCKGLCCGVFHLGCLGLTSMPRRDFKCEECLTERHPCFICKSSVGPVQRCTVPFCGKFYHDTCIHRWPQVSRQRQQEKFVCPRHICHMCAANADDIGDSLARTPPFTRCLRCPTTYHTGEGCLAAGTEEVSQTSHICTKHLQLPKNISHHVNVNWCFCCSKGGSLLLCDQCPAAFHAECMKITTPEGGYVCEDCENGKFPVYGDVVWVKLGLYRWWPGQVLHPRFIPDNIENLPHQQGMFCVHFFGSNDYYWVTRGRAFLYQEGDKGSRAQSSRTLEIQFRRAVDEALEAYKEQKAKRNLQELRWSEKGNLKPPPYVRLDANRPVGNVRLSKVDLAAVNRCDCEPNSENPCGSDEKCLNRMLMFECMREVCGAGDRCGNQRFQKKKYPNVCCFKTEDRGWGLKTLDDIKKGEFVIEYVGELIDDEEFRRRIEEMHDIKEENYYFLTIDKDIMIDAGPKGNLARFMNHSCQPNCETQKWTVGGDTRVGLFAIEDITAGSELTFNYNLQCVGTEKKRCCCGAPNCSGFIGVKVQKAEMAGPKREKNGKQRRKRRRRETKVSEDECFRCGGPGDLILCDGANCPKGYHLECLGLDKLPRGKWICPWHHCDECGQLSTRLNRCQFCPNSFCRQHITSNLQLIPGFGNVCQDHDTEELETLRGQMETTALTENMEGQDQQKSDVDSDCRQDSMLPHPSCPEARAEDQGTSGVVEKGQEGSEDHLTGSREGPHKPKRKASRSRWFRVKRRSVNRSQLPNLSRRNRVNGALVQGKERGAKEGEEKARHINEA